Proteins from a single region of Streptomyces vinaceus:
- a CDS encoding MFS transporter: protein MSAARAATRSAKGRWIEDWDAEDEQFWERGGKRIARRNLYLSVVSEHIGFSVWSMWSVLVLFMTPRIGLGFAPDEKFLLVVTPTLVGALLRPSYSYAVTRFGGRNWTVFASAILLVPATLTVVFIQRPGTPLWVFLLISAVGGVGGGNFASSMTNITGFFPRRHQGWALGLNAGGGNLGVAAVQLLGLLVISTAGDTHPAYIAAFYLPLIAVVSVVCALKMDNIATVRTDPGAQREALAQRDTWLISLLYIGTFGSFIGYGFAFGLVLQTQFGSTPLQAASYTFLGPLLGSFSRPFGGWLADRFGGARITLMTFAGMGIGTGVLLLASARDSLPLFIAGFTALFVLSGIGNGSTYKLIPAAFTRQAEARIVQGEDATRAFAAARRLSGAAIGISGAIGALGGVAINLAFRGAYSGGASDGAPAFLSFLAYYALCAAVVLTVYVRRERAGAPVAPRQQPTEAAAAPRPENVHV, encoded by the coding sequence ATGAGTGCCGCGAGAGCAGCCACGCGATCCGCCAAGGGGCGCTGGATCGAGGACTGGGACGCCGAGGACGAGCAGTTCTGGGAGCGGGGCGGCAAGCGCATCGCCCGGCGCAACCTCTACCTGTCCGTCGTCTCCGAGCACATCGGCTTCTCCGTCTGGAGCATGTGGTCGGTCCTGGTGCTGTTCATGACGCCCAGGATCGGACTCGGCTTCGCACCCGACGAGAAGTTCCTCCTCGTCGTCACCCCCACGCTCGTCGGCGCCCTCCTGCGCCCCTCGTACAGCTACGCCGTCACCCGCTTCGGCGGCCGCAACTGGACCGTCTTCGCCTCGGCGATCCTGCTGGTCCCCGCCACGCTCACCGTGGTCTTCATCCAGCGCCCCGGCACCCCGCTGTGGGTGTTCCTGCTGATCAGCGCGGTCGGCGGGGTCGGAGGCGGCAACTTCGCCTCCTCCATGACCAACATCACCGGCTTCTTCCCGCGCCGCCACCAGGGCTGGGCCCTCGGTCTCAACGCGGGCGGCGGCAACCTCGGCGTCGCCGCCGTCCAGCTGCTGGGCCTGCTCGTCATCTCCACCGCGGGCGACACCCACCCCGCGTACATCGCCGCCTTCTACCTGCCGCTCATCGCGGTCGTCTCCGTCGTCTGCGCGCTGAAGATGGACAACATCGCGACCGTACGGACCGACCCGGGCGCCCAGCGCGAGGCGCTCGCCCAGCGCGACACCTGGCTGATCTCGCTCCTGTACATCGGCACCTTCGGCTCGTTCATCGGATACGGCTTCGCCTTCGGCCTGGTCCTGCAGACCCAGTTCGGCTCCACCCCGCTCCAGGCGGCCTCGTACACCTTCCTCGGCCCGCTGCTCGGCTCCTTCTCCCGCCCCTTCGGCGGCTGGCTCGCCGACCGGTTCGGCGGCGCCCGCATCACCCTCATGACCTTCGCCGGCATGGGCATCGGCACCGGGGTGCTGCTCCTGGCCTCGGCCCGCGACTCCCTGCCCCTCTTCATCGCCGGATTCACCGCCCTGTTCGTCCTCAGCGGCATCGGCAACGGCTCCACCTACAAGCTGATCCCCGCCGCCTTCACCCGCCAGGCCGAGGCCCGCATCGTCCAGGGCGAGGACGCCACCCGCGCCTTCGCCGCCGCCCGCCGCCTGTCGGGCGCCGCCATCGGCATCTCGGGCGCGATCGGCGCGCTCGGCGGAGTCGCCATCAACCTCGCCTTCCGCGGCGCCTACAGCGGCGGCGCGAGCGACGGCGCCCCCGCCTTCCTGTCCTTCCTCGCCTACTACGCGCTCTGCGCCGCCGTCGTCCTCACCGTGTACGTACGCCGTGAGCGGGCCGGCGCCCCGGTCGCCCCGCGGCAGCAGCCCACTGAGGCGGCCGCCGCCCCCCGCCCGGAGAACGTCCATGTCTGA
- the pcaB gene encoding 3-carboxy-cis,cis-muconate cycloisomerase has product MTGEGLLEDAGLLSPVRAGTAVEAAVGDRAWLQAMLDAEAALARAQAGLGTLPEEAAAAITEAARAERFDLRALALASRETANPVVGLVQALTAQVRAIDPKAADYVHRGSTSQDIFDTGAMLVAARALRLIRADLARTAQALAGLARTHRDTLMPGRTLALHAVPTTFGLKAAGWRALVLDADARLARVLDEGLPVSLGGAAGTLAGYLEYADIDRPEVAADTENPYLDRLVDAFAAETGLARPVLPWHALRTPFADLAAALAFTAGALGKIAVDVQALTRTEVGEVAEPTAAGRGSSSAMPHKRNPVLATLIRAAALQVPVIAAGLTQCLVTEDERAAGVWHAEWQLLRECLRLAGGAAHTAVELAEGLEVRPGRMRENLDLTGGQVVSERIAARLAPHLGKAAAKQLLTEASTAAADGGQPLGTVLAAMSGHGLDRDEIARLCDPAGYSGAAGALVDRALAGVPQPDPQSPPPGSTA; this is encoded by the coding sequence ATGACCGGCGAGGGCCTTCTCGAGGACGCCGGCCTGCTGTCTCCGGTACGGGCCGGCACCGCGGTCGAGGCGGCCGTCGGCGACCGGGCGTGGCTCCAGGCCATGCTCGACGCCGAGGCCGCCCTGGCCCGGGCCCAGGCGGGCCTCGGCACCCTCCCGGAGGAAGCCGCGGCCGCCATCACCGAAGCCGCCCGGGCCGAGCGGTTCGACCTGAGGGCCCTCGCGCTCGCCTCGCGGGAGACCGCGAACCCGGTGGTGGGCCTGGTCCAGGCCCTCACCGCGCAGGTCCGCGCCATCGACCCGAAGGCCGCGGACTACGTCCACCGGGGCTCCACCAGCCAGGACATCTTCGACACCGGCGCCATGCTGGTGGCCGCCAGGGCCCTGCGCCTGATCCGGGCGGACCTCGCCCGGACCGCGCAGGCCCTGGCGGGCCTCGCCCGCACCCACCGCGACACCCTGATGCCGGGCCGCACCCTGGCCCTGCACGCCGTACCCACGACCTTCGGCCTCAAGGCCGCGGGCTGGCGGGCCCTCGTCCTCGACGCCGACGCCCGGCTCGCCCGCGTCCTGGACGAGGGACTGCCCGTCTCGCTCGGCGGGGCCGCCGGCACGCTCGCCGGCTACCTCGAATACGCCGACATCGACCGCCCCGAGGTGGCGGCCGACACCGAGAACCCCTATCTCGACCGTCTCGTCGACGCCTTCGCCGCCGAGACCGGACTGGCCCGACCCGTGCTGCCCTGGCACGCGCTGCGCACCCCGTTCGCCGATCTCGCCGCCGCGCTGGCCTTCACCGCCGGCGCCCTCGGCAAGATCGCGGTCGACGTGCAGGCGCTGACCCGCACGGAGGTGGGCGAGGTCGCCGAACCCACCGCGGCGGGCCGCGGCAGCTCCTCCGCCATGCCGCACAAGCGCAACCCGGTGCTCGCCACGCTGATCCGCGCGGCCGCCCTCCAGGTCCCGGTGATCGCCGCCGGACTGACCCAGTGCCTGGTCACCGAGGACGAGCGGGCCGCCGGCGTCTGGCACGCCGAATGGCAGCTGCTGCGCGAATGCCTGCGGCTGGCCGGCGGAGCCGCCCACACCGCCGTCGAACTCGCCGAGGGACTGGAGGTCCGGCCCGGGCGGATGCGCGAGAACCTCGACCTCACCGGCGGCCAGGTGGTCTCCGAGCGCATCGCGGCCCGCCTCGCCCCGCACCTGGGCAAGGCCGCCGCCAAGCAGCTGCTGACCGAGGCCTCGACCGCCGCCGCGGACGGCGGGCAGCCCCTGGGCACCGTGCTCGCCGCGATGTCCGGCCACGGACTGGACCGGGACGAGATCGCCCGGCTGTGCGACCCGGCCGGGTACAGCGGCGCCGCCGGCGCCCTCGTCGACCGCGCGCTGGCCGGCGTACCCCAGCCGGACCCGCAGTCGCCACCACCCGGATCAACCGCCTGA
- a CDS encoding SRPBCC family protein produces the protein MTNSIIDSTPLFEVRADIPVAATAQEIYDVVSDLTRSAEWSPECMGGEWISGEPSTVGAIFRGENLRAEDVVGWAPLVRGTWYTEARVTAAEPGRTFRWMMLTHAQEDQESIWGFDIEPAQQGSVLVHHFRMGKATAGIHKIVADLDEVQRKQFITDWTEKLVGDLDATLARIRDVVEGR, from the coding sequence ATGACGAACTCCATCATCGACTCGACCCCGCTTTTCGAGGTTCGCGCGGACATTCCCGTCGCGGCCACTGCGCAGGAGATCTACGACGTCGTCAGCGACCTGACCCGGAGCGCCGAGTGGAGCCCGGAATGCATGGGCGGCGAGTGGATTTCAGGCGAACCCTCCACCGTCGGTGCGATTTTCCGCGGCGAGAACCTGCGCGCCGAGGACGTCGTCGGCTGGGCCCCGCTGGTCCGCGGCACCTGGTACACCGAGGCCCGCGTCACGGCGGCCGAGCCCGGCCGCACCTTCCGCTGGATGATGCTGACCCACGCCCAGGAGGACCAGGAGTCCATCTGGGGCTTCGACATCGAGCCGGCGCAGCAGGGCTCGGTCCTCGTGCACCACTTCCGGATGGGCAAGGCCACCGCCGGCATCCACAAGATCGTCGCCGACCTGGACGAGGTCCAGCGCAAGCAGTTCATCACGGACTGGACCGAGAAGCTCGTCGGCGACCTCGACGCCACCCTCGCCCGCATCCGCGACGTCGTCGAAGGCCGCTGA
- a CDS encoding FAD/NAD(P)-binding protein gives MSSSSVEIAVVGAGPRGLSVVERLVANERENPVHDSVAIHVVDPAAPGAGQVWRSGQSRHLLMNTVACQITVYTDDSCKIDGPIEPGPTLFEWAKSLSVLGQFGDYDEGTLAEAAAMGPDTYPTRAFYGNYLSECFQRVIVGAPKHVTVHVHRSRAVAIADTLGISGGPQGVRLQDGTRLNDLDAIILAQGHVPARLTPREARTASLARIHYLTYLTPGNPADKDLAAIKPGQTVLVRGLGLNFFDYMALFSHGRGGTFVRDEDGKLTYQPSGQEPRLYAFSRRGIPYHARGDNEKGAYGRYFPKLLTPDYVRALRERAAAGGKVTFKEDLWPFISLEVESVYYGALLAANGRPEEREAFTERYLETEDAEGRSWLLAEYDIPEEQHWSWEKLSVPYGDRQFADRDDFQAWLVEYLAADVAAARQGNLSGPVKSALDVLRDLRNEVRLAVDHGGLDGDSHRDDLEGWYTPLNGFLSIGPPATRIEEMIALIEAGILTVTGPGTQVRIDTDAQTFVAASTSVPGPQIRAQVLIESRLPEPDLRRTSDPLLQHLLDTDQAKPYVISGEQGGYQTGGLAVTERPYRLIDARGTAHARRFAYGVPTESVHWVTAAGIRPGVDSVTLGDSDAIARAVLALPPVASLPAGIRAVADQPADDTLPGVIV, from the coding sequence ATGAGCAGCTCGTCCGTTGAGATAGCCGTCGTCGGCGCAGGTCCCCGAGGCCTGTCCGTCGTCGAGCGCCTGGTCGCCAACGAGCGGGAGAACCCCGTCCACGACTCGGTGGCCATCCACGTCGTGGACCCGGCCGCGCCCGGCGCCGGCCAGGTCTGGCGCTCCGGCCAGTCCCGCCACCTGCTGATGAACACCGTCGCCTGCCAGATCACCGTCTACACCGACGACAGCTGCAAGATCGACGGTCCGATCGAGCCCGGGCCGACCCTGTTCGAGTGGGCCAAGTCCCTCTCGGTACTGGGCCAGTTCGGCGACTACGACGAGGGCACCCTCGCAGAGGCCGCGGCCATGGGCCCGGACACCTACCCCACCCGCGCCTTCTACGGCAACTACCTCAGCGAGTGCTTCCAGCGCGTCATCGTCGGCGCCCCCAAGCACGTCACCGTCCACGTCCACCGCTCGCGCGCCGTGGCCATCGCCGACACCCTCGGCATCTCCGGCGGCCCGCAGGGCGTCCGGCTCCAGGACGGCACCCGCCTCAACGACCTCGACGCCATCATCCTGGCCCAGGGTCACGTCCCCGCCCGGCTGACCCCGCGCGAGGCGCGCACCGCATCCCTGGCGCGCATCCACTACCTGACCTACCTGACGCCGGGCAACCCCGCCGACAAGGACCTCGCGGCGATCAAGCCCGGCCAGACGGTGCTCGTCCGCGGCCTCGGCCTGAACTTCTTCGACTACATGGCGCTGTTCAGCCACGGCCGCGGCGGCACCTTCGTCCGCGACGAGGACGGCAAGCTCACCTACCAGCCGTCCGGGCAGGAGCCCCGCCTGTACGCCTTCTCGCGGCGCGGCATCCCGTACCACGCCCGCGGCGACAACGAGAAGGGCGCGTACGGGCGCTACTTCCCCAAGCTGCTGACCCCGGACTACGTGCGCGCCCTGCGCGAGCGCGCCGCGGCCGGCGGCAAGGTCACCTTCAAGGAAGACCTGTGGCCCTTCATCTCCCTGGAGGTCGAGAGCGTCTACTACGGCGCCCTGCTCGCCGCCAACGGCCGGCCCGAGGAGCGCGAGGCGTTCACCGAGCGGTACCTGGAGACCGAGGACGCCGAGGGCCGCTCCTGGCTGCTCGCCGAGTACGACATCCCCGAGGAGCAGCACTGGAGCTGGGAGAAGCTCTCCGTCCCCTACGGCGACCGGCAGTTCGCCGACCGCGACGACTTCCAGGCATGGCTGGTGGAGTACCTCGCGGCCGACGTCGCCGCCGCCCGCCAGGGCAATCTGAGCGGCCCGGTCAAGTCCGCCCTGGACGTCCTGCGCGACCTGCGCAACGAGGTCCGGCTCGCCGTCGACCACGGCGGCCTCGACGGCGACTCGCACCGCGACGACCTGGAGGGCTGGTACACCCCGCTCAACGGCTTCCTCTCCATCGGTCCGCCGGCCACCCGCATCGAGGAGATGATCGCCCTCATCGAGGCGGGCATCCTGACGGTCACCGGCCCCGGCACCCAGGTCCGCATCGACACCGACGCCCAGACGTTCGTGGCCGCGTCCACGTCCGTGCCGGGCCCGCAGATCAGGGCGCAGGTGCTCATCGAGTCCCGGCTGCCCGAGCCCGACCTGCGGCGCACCTCCGACCCGCTGCTCCAGCACCTGCTGGACACGGACCAGGCCAAGCCGTACGTCATCTCGGGCGAGCAGGGCGGCTACCAGACCGGCGGCCTCGCGGTCACCGAGCGCCCGTACCGGCTCATCGACGCCCGCGGCACCGCCCACGCGCGCCGCTTCGCCTACGGGGTGCCGACCGAGTCCGTCCACTGGGTCACGGCGGCCGGCATCCGGCCCGGCGTGGACTCGGTGACGCTCGGCGACTCCGACGCGATCGCCCGAGCCGTCCTGGCCCTGCCTCCGGTGGCGAGTCTGCCGGCGGGGATCCGCGCGGTGGCCGACCAGCCCGCCGACGACACCCTGCCCGGCGTGATCGTATGA
- a CDS encoding class I adenylate-forming enzyme family protein: MLLQRIGNKGIRLGTLFDRAAARTPAGLVVMDHDLDIAPQLGRRPTFTELADLIDDFASRLWSVGVRPNHHVVVHKSDGFDISLLACAIARIGAIPALLSPKLDGETVATLVRRIDQPFLITDQEKLEDNLPAEIFDITAAVLLTKGSYDQATELASLAGVTRVPAIPMPPDHPTLITHTSGTTGTPKLAVHTGHTFEARYRPQATVFSAVPKREPVAVHVSFVHSRMFTAMPISILQGHTLIVLKEDDPETVGDIFAQVPPGFIEAHPNTFLRWEALAEDPRGPLANVKYFSSTFDAIHPRTVSILLKASKRKNALFAQAYGQSEVGPIAARTYTRKGGADFDGRCVGSPFPGMTGVRVVSRDGNPVTKTNPGFIEIKSDGRIITYHSEHERWEKQVNDGWWRMGDLGYRTKWGCLHLLDREVDEIPGIGSTLEIEDKLFTRLHELIEVIIIPGADGVPVPVVCTRDDKPLDLIAWKSAVIGLPKLAAPVQWRLQDVPQTATTKIKRLELARLVAGGSDGAGEGAAETGTEVEADAA; this comes from the coding sequence ATGCTTCTCCAGCGCATAGGAAACAAGGGCATCCGGCTGGGTACGCTCTTCGACCGAGCGGCCGCCCGCACCCCCGCGGGCCTCGTGGTCATGGACCACGACCTGGACATCGCCCCGCAGCTCGGGCGCCGCCCCACCTTCACCGAACTCGCGGACCTGATCGACGACTTCGCCTCCCGCCTGTGGTCGGTCGGCGTACGGCCCAACCACCACGTCGTCGTGCACAAGTCCGACGGCTTCGACATCTCGCTGCTGGCCTGCGCGATCGCCCGCATCGGCGCGATCCCGGCCCTGCTGTCCCCCAAGCTGGACGGCGAGACGGTCGCGACGCTCGTACGCCGCATCGACCAGCCCTTCCTGATCACCGACCAGGAAAAGCTTGAGGACAACCTGCCGGCCGAGATCTTCGACATCACGGCCGCGGTGCTGCTGACCAAGGGTTCCTACGACCAGGCCACCGAACTGGCCTCGCTCGCCGGTGTCACCCGCGTCCCGGCCATCCCGATGCCGCCGGACCACCCCACCCTGATCACGCACACCTCGGGCACCACCGGTACCCCGAAGCTCGCCGTCCACACCGGCCACACCTTCGAGGCCCGCTACCGACCGCAGGCCACGGTCTTCTCGGCCGTCCCCAAGCGCGAACCGGTCGCGGTCCACGTGTCGTTCGTCCACTCCCGGATGTTCACGGCCATGCCGATCTCGATCCTCCAGGGCCACACCCTGATCGTGCTCAAGGAGGACGACCCGGAGACCGTCGGCGACATCTTCGCCCAGGTCCCGCCCGGGTTCATCGAGGCCCACCCCAACACGTTCCTGCGCTGGGAGGCGCTGGCCGAGGACCCCCGCGGCCCCCTCGCCAACGTCAAGTACTTCAGCTCGACCTTCGACGCGATCCACCCGCGCACGGTCAGCATCCTGCTCAAGGCGAGCAAGCGGAAGAACGCGCTCTTCGCCCAGGCCTACGGCCAGAGCGAGGTCGGCCCCATCGCGGCCCGCACCTACACCCGCAAGGGCGGCGCCGACTTCGACGGCCGCTGCGTCGGCTCCCCCTTCCCCGGCATGACCGGCGTCCGCGTCGTCAGCCGCGACGGCAACCCCGTCACCAAGACGAACCCCGGCTTCATCGAGATCAAGTCCGACGGCCGCATCATCACCTACCACTCCGAGCACGAGCGCTGGGAGAAGCAGGTGAACGACGGCTGGTGGCGCATGGGTGACCTCGGCTACCGCACCAAGTGGGGCTGCCTGCACCTGCTCGACCGCGAGGTCGACGAGATCCCGGGCATCGGCTCGACCCTGGAGATCGAGGACAAGCTCTTCACCCGGCTCCACGAGCTGATCGAGGTCATCATCATCCCCGGCGCCGACGGCGTCCCGGTCCCCGTCGTCTGCACGCGCGACGACAAGCCGCTCGACCTGATCGCGTGGAAGTCCGCGGTCATCGGGCTGCCGAAGCTGGCCGCGCCGGTCCAGTGGCGTCTCCAGGACGTCCCGCAGACCGCCACCACCAAGATCAAGCGCCTCGAACTCGCCCGGCTGGTCGCCGGCGGGTCGGACGGCGCGGGCGAAGGCGCAGCCGAAACCGGAACCGAGGTCGAAGCAGACGCCGCCTGA